In one window of Brassica rapa cultivar Chiifu-401-42 chromosome A07, CAAS_Brap_v3.01, whole genome shotgun sequence DNA:
- the LOC103831513 gene encoding delta-aminolevulinic acid dehydratase 1, chloroplastic encodes MASTLFNASCSFPSIKVIDCKSHVGLRSNVSQVRVASLPIATSQRRSLVVRASNGHAKKLGRSDAECEAAVAAGDVPEAPPVPPKPVAPAGTPVIQPLNLNRRPRRNRASPAVRAAFQETDISPANFVYPLFIHEGEEDTPIGAMPGCYRLGWRHGLLQEVAKARAVGVNSIVLFPKVPEALKNPTGDEAYNDNGLVPRTIRLLKDKYPDLIIYTDVALDPYSSDGHDGIVREDGVIMNDETVHQLCKQAVSQARAGADVVSPSDMMDGRVGAIRAALDAEGFQNVSIMSYTAKYASSFYGPFREALDSNPRFGDKKTYQMNPANYREALIEAREDEAEGADILLVKPGLPYLDIIRLLRDKSPLPIAAYQVSGEYSMIKAGGVLKMIDEEKVMMESLMCLRRAGADIILTYFALQAATYLCNQKR; translated from the exons ATGGCTTCGACGTTATTCAATGCCTCTTGCAGCTTTCCATCGATCAAAGTAATCGATTGCAAGAGCCACGTCGGTCTCAGATCGAATGTGAGTCAAGTTCGAGTCGCTTCTCTTCCCATTGCAACTTCTCAGCGACGCTCTCTTGTCGTAAGAGCTAGCAACGGACACGCGAAGAAGCTCGGAAGGAGCGACGCTGAGTGTGAAGCCGCCGTTGCTGCTGGAGATGTTCCTGAAGCTCCTCCGGTTCCACCAAAACCGGTTGCTCCGGCTGGTACGCCGGTTATTCAGCCTCTC AATCTAAACAGACGGCCACGGCGTAACCGTGCTTCTCCTGCTGTGAGAGCTGCTTTCCAGGAAACTGACATCTCCCCTGCTAATTTTGTGTACCCACTTTTCATTCATGAAG GTGAGGAGGACACGCCTATTGGAGCTATGCCTGGTTGCTACAGGCTTGGCTGGAGGCATGGCCTTTTACAAGAG GTTGCAAAGGCTAGAGCTGTTGGTGTTAACAGTATAGTGTTGTTCCCTAAAGTTCCCGAGGCTTTGAAG AATCCGACAGGGGACGAGGCATACAACGATAATGGTCTTGTGCCTAGAACAATCCGTCTTCTCAAAGACAAGTATCCTGATCTT ATTATATACACTGATGTTGCTTTGGATCCCTACTCATCTGATGGTCACGATGGTATAGTCAGAGAGGATG GCGTAATAATGAATGATGAAACTGTGCACCAGCTATGTAAGCAAGCTGTTTCTCAG GCCCGAGCTGGAGCGGATGTTGTTAGTCCGAGTGACATGATGGATGGTCGAGTAGGCGCAATTCGTGCAGCTCTCGATGCTGAAGGCTTTCAAAATGTCTCAATCATGTCTTACACCGCAAA GTATGCAAGTTCGTTCTACGGCCCGTTCCGTGAAGCACTGGACTCAAATCCACGTTTTGGGGACAAGAAAAC TTATCAGATGAACCCAGCAAATTATAGAGAGGCTTTGATTGAGGCACGTGAAGACGAGGCTGAAGGAGCCGACATTCTCCTG GTAAAGCCAGGTCTCCCTTATTTGGACATCATACGGCTCCTTAGGGACAAGTCTCCCTTGCCCATTGCTGCATACCAA GTGTCTGGGGAGTACTCGATGATCAAAGCAGGGGGAGTTCTGAAGATGATCGATGAAGAGAAAGTGATGATGGAGTCACTAATGTGCTTACGCAGAGCTGGTGCTGACATCATCCTTACCTACTTTGCTCTTCAAGCTGCTACTTACTTATGCAACCAGAAGCGGTAG